From Candidatus Rokuibacteriota bacterium, one genomic window encodes:
- a CDS encoding CoA transferase, translated as LQAMSGLMALQGGDGPPQYLRIALTDYYTASLAAQGVLAALFVRERTGRGQRVETSLLQGVVALQSGLVVDYPGRKPVPRDNPTYRLYCAGDGGWFFLACGNQSFWLKLCELLGRPDLAQDPRFGSWMDRIEHHDLLHPILTVAFATKPRDEWLRLLAARDIPAARVQTLAEFMRDPAVAHHRLVVTYEHPEVGELTLMGLPISFSETPGRDAGPPPTLGQHTGEILTELGYPDTAIADLTARGIVGPKRRETQ; from the coding sequence GCTCCAGGCCATGAGCGGGCTCATGGCGCTCCAGGGCGGCGACGGCCCGCCCCAGTACCTCCGAATCGCGCTCACCGACTACTACACCGCGTCGCTCGCCGCCCAGGGCGTGCTCGCCGCGCTCTTCGTCAGGGAGCGGACCGGCCGTGGGCAGCGCGTCGAGACCTCCCTCCTCCAGGGGGTGGTGGCGCTCCAGTCCGGGCTCGTGGTGGACTACCCTGGCAGAAAGCCGGTCCCCCGCGACAACCCCACGTACCGGCTCTACTGCGCGGGCGACGGCGGCTGGTTCTTCCTCGCCTGCGGCAACCAGTCCTTCTGGCTCAAGCTCTGCGAGCTGTTGGGGCGACCCGACCTGGCCCAAGACCCGCGCTTCGGCTCCTGGATGGACCGGATCGAGCACCACGACCTCCTCCACCCGATCCTCACCGTGGCCTTCGCCACCAAGCCGCGCGACGAGTGGCTCCGGCTCCTTGCCGCCCGCGACATCCCGGCGGCGCGCGTCCAGACGCTCGCCGAGTTCATGCGCGATCCGGCCGTCGCCCACCACCGGCTGGTCGTGACCTACGAGCACCCCGAGGTCGGCGAGCTGACACTCATGGGGCTCCCGATCAGCTTCTCGGAGACGCCCGGCCGCGACGCGGGCCCGCCGCCCACCCTGGGCCAGCACACCGGGGAGATCCTGACGGAGCTGGGCTACCCCGACACCGCCATCGCCGACCTCACCGCCCGCGGCATCGTCGGGCCGAAACGGAGGGAGACACAATGA
- a CDS encoding nuclear transport factor 2 family protein, producing MNASNLIHEFAAAFNRQELPALLACFTDDAVYHDSFYGRHAGQAGLREMFERMFREGRDYTWTMHVVVTDALRAAAEWSFAYTVTDAVPRSAGRKVRLSGMSLFELKRGKIAGYREYTDMGLALLQLGFAPESLAKVLTRRLPT from the coding sequence ATGAACGCAAGCAATTTGATCCACGAGTTCGCCGCCGCCTTCAACCGCCAGGAGTTGCCCGCGCTCCTGGCCTGCTTCACCGACGACGCCGTCTACCACGACAGCTTCTACGGCCGCCACGCTGGCCAGGCCGGGCTCAGGGAGATGTTCGAGCGGATGTTCAGGGAAGGCCGGGACTACACCTGGACCATGCACGTGGTCGTGACCGACGCCCTCCGTGCCGCCGCCGAGTGGAGCTTCGCCTATACCGTGACAGACGCCGTGCCCCGGAGCGCCGGCCGGAAGGTCCGCCTCTCGGGGATGAGCCTCTTCGAGCTGAAGCGCGGGAAGATCGCGGGCTATCGCGAGTACACGGACATGGGGCTGGCCCTGCTCCAGCTCGGCTTTGCCCCGGAAAGCCTGGCCAAGGTTCTCACACGCCGCCTGCCGACCTGA